In the Desulfuromonas sp. DDH964 genome, TCGCTGCAGAACGGCCGCTGCGGATTGTCACTCCAGGGGGCCGGCTTGCGACAGACGGGACAGGGGACGGTTTTCGGTGGCGTGGACATGAAGCCTCCTCGTATTCGTTCTTGCAGCCAAACTTTAGCACAGGGCGCCCGGAGAGGCCAACCGGTGCTCGCTGCCGTAATTGGTTACCGCAGTTTCGGCACCACGGCCGTGTCGAGAATCTCTTCCATGCGCCGGGCATCCCCCGCCGTCATCGCCGCCATCGGGATAAAGAAAAACGCATTGCGGTCATGGTAGAGAAGAAAGCCAGGAGCAAGGCGGCGATAGCCGAAAAAATTCCCCCAGGGCTGGCGATACCCGGCATTGCCGCTGCGCACGGCGATCCCTTCGGGACCGACTGTTACTGTCAGCTCCTGGCCGAAGAAGGGGTGGCGAACAGCGGCGCGCAACGACCTGATGACCAGCAAGGGGCGCGACAGCACCGCGAAAAACCCGGTGGCCAGCAGCAAGCCGGCAATCACCTTCGAGGCATAGAGACCGCCGAAGCCGAAGCAGCCGATGATGATGCAGACCACGCCCCAGAGGTAGCACTGTTTGAGGGCACGATCACAGCTGTAGTGGGCCTCGAAGAAGTCGCGCCAGAGTTCGCGGGTAAGCCGGTATTGCAGCAGGAGGGTCTCGGGCATCGGCGTCCGCCTACAGCGAATCAAGGAGCCTGTAATACTCCTCGATGGTACGAAGGGATTCCAGGGTCGCCTGATAAAGGAACCAGCTGAGGACAAGAATGCCGACCGTCAGACCGATTTTCCAGGCCGTTGACAGTTGTGGCCGCCACCAGATCAGGGGCAGGGCCAGGGGCCCGACACAAGAGAGGGCGATGACGATGAAGGTGGTCCTGAAGTACCAGGGCAGTTTTTCTTTCGCATTCAACCGCGAACGTGAATTGTCGAGAAACTCGCCACAGTGACGGCATTTGATCGCAGCGTCCTGGATCTCTTCCGCACAAAAAGGACATATTTTCATGGTTTGTTGTCCTGAATATCTGAAAGTTAACCGGGGCCGTCGGCTCTTCCCTTTTGCTACAGCTGCTGAGGACAGGCAGCCTCTTTTTACACCACTTGACCCCATTTGGAAAGGCCGGCAGCGTTTCCGGCAGGAAAAGATTTTGCGCAGCGTTTAAGTCTGTGCGATGCTAACCCCTCGCAAGCGAAGCATTAGGCACCTGGAGGAAATGTGAAGCAAGCACCGCGACTTTGCCTGCTGGACGGGTCGAGTTTCATCTACCGCGCCTATTTCGGAGTTCGTGACCAGGCTACAGTTGCCGGCTTGCCGACCAATGCCGTGTTCGGTTTCAC is a window encoding:
- a CDS encoding zinc ribbon domain-containing protein, encoding MKICPFCAEEIQDAAIKCRHCGEFLDNSRSRLNAKEKLPWYFRTTFIVIALSCVGPLALPLIWWRPQLSTAWKIGLTVGILVLSWFLYQATLESLRTIEEYYRLLDSL
- a CDS encoding YcxB family protein, whose product is MPETLLLQYRLTRELWRDFFEAHYSCDRALKQCYLWGVVCIIIGCFGFGGLYASKVIAGLLLATGFFAVLSRPLLVIRSLRAAVRHPFFGQELTVTVGPEGIAVRSGNAGYRQPWGNFFGYRRLAPGFLLYHDRNAFFFIPMAAMTAGDARRMEEILDTAVVPKLR